Below is a window of Caballeronia insecticola DNA.
GTATTGTACGCGGCAGCGTTGGACCGTCGCGTCCGTTGAGCCGGAGGGCGGGAAGGGCGCGTTTCCAATCCAGCGAACTCGCCGCGCGCAAAGGCACCGATCCTCGGCGTCGCGCTCAGAAACAGACCGTCAAATGGTTGACGATTTGCAAAATTACTTCGATCAACGTATTCATCAGTTATGCAAAATAAATGAAGGTGAGTGAGGAAGAGGTACAGATTGCGACATCGCCGGAGGGCGAACAGCCGCCGCAAGCGCCTTGCATGCTCCGCTCGCGACGGCTGGTAGTCACAACCCCTCCATCACTCCACCGCCTTCATCATCTCCTCTACCACCTTCTTCGCATCGCCGAACACCATCATCGTCTTGTCCATATAGAACAGTTCGTTGTCGAGCCCGGCATACCCCGCCGCCATCGAACGCTTGTTCACAATGATCGTGCGCGCCTTGTACGCTTCGAGAATCGGCATGCCGGCAATCGGCGATTTTGGATCGGTCTTCGCCGCAGGATTGACCACGTCGTTAGCGCCGAGCACGAGCACCACATCCGTCTGGCCGAATTCGCTGTTGATTTCGTCCATCTCCTGCACCATCTCGTACGGCACTTCGGCTTCGGCCAGCAGCACGTTCATATGCCCCGGCATACGCCCCGCGACGGGGTGAATCGCGTACCGCACATCGATGCCTTTCTCCACCAGCTTGTCGGTCAGCTCCTTCAACGCATGCTGCGCCCGCGCGACCGCCAGACCGTAGCCCGGCACGATCACCACGCTTTCCGCGTTGCCGAGCATGAACGCGGCATCGTCGGCGGAACCGGACTTGACCGGACGCTGCTCCGTCGCGCCGCCCGTCGTGGCAGCCCCAGCCTCGCCGCCGAATCCGCCGAGAATCACGTTAAAGAACGAGCGGTTCATCGCCTTACACATGATGTAGGACAGAATCGCGCCCGAGGAGCCGACCAGCGACCCCGCGATGATCAGCATCGGATTGTTCAGCGAGAAGCCGATGCCCGCCGCCGCCCAGCCCGAGTACGAGTTGAGCATCGACACGACCACGGGCATATCCGCGCCGCCGATCGGAATGATGATCAGCACGCCCAGCGCGAACGCGATGATCGTCATGATGATGAACGGCAGCCACGACTCCGTGAGCATGAAGATCACGCCGAAGCCGACCATCGCGATGGCGAGCAGCAGGTTGATCAGATGCTGCCCCGAATACGTGACCGGCGCGCCTTGAAACAGCCGGAACTTGTACTTGCCCGAGAGCTTGCCGAACGCGATAACCGAGCCCGAGAACGTGATTGCGCCGACGAACGTGCCGATAAACAACTCGACGCGATTGCCATACGGAATCGGATCGCCCGGCGCCGCGAGGCCGAACGCGGACGGCTCGGCCACGACGCCATACGCAATGCACACGGCCGCGAGACCGATCAGCGAGTGCATCGCGGCGACGAGTTCGGGCATCTTCGTCATCTCGACTTTCGCCGCGATGTACGCGCCCGCCGCGCCGCCGATGATCAGCGCCGCGAACAGCAGCGACAGCCCGAGCGCGAGATTGGAGCCGAGATAGGCCGCCTGCTTCGTGATCAGCGCGAGCGTGGTGAGAATGGCGATCGCCATGCCGGCCATGCCGAAGGTATTGCCGATACGCGCCGTCTTCGGGTTGGACAAGCCTTTGAGCGCCTGGATGAAACACACCGAGGCGACGAGATACAGGAGAGTGACGACGTTCAGGCTCATTACGCGCCCTCCTTGACCGGCAGTTTCTTCGGCTCTTTCTTCTTGAACATCTCCAGCATTCGCCGTGTCACGAGAAAGCCGCCGAACACGTTCACCGCCGCGAGCAACACGGCGAGCGTGCCGAAAAACTTGCCCGCCGCGCCAACAGTGAGACCGACCGCGAGCATTGCCCCGACAATGACAATTGCCGAGATCGCGTTGGTCACGGCCATCAGCGGCGTGTGCAGCGCGGGCGTGACATTCCACACGACGTGATAGCCGACATAAATGGCCAGCACGAAGATGATGAGATTGATCACCGTGTGATTGATGACGTCCATGTTCTTCTCCGTATCAGGCCGCGGCGCGCGCGACTTGGCCGTCGCGGCACTGCAGCGTGGCCGCGACGATATCGTCCGCGAGATCGATGTTGAGCGTGCCTTCCTTCGTCAGGATGAGCTTGAGAAAGTCGAGCAGATTGCGGGCGTACAGCGCGGACGCATCGGCGCCGACCATCGACGCGAGGTTCGTGTGCCCGACGATATGCACGCCATGCTTCATCACCACCTGATCGACTTCGGTGAGCGGGCAGTTGCCGCCGCGCTTGCCTTCGAACTCGGGGCCGCGGCCAGCGGCGAGATCGATGATCACGGAGCCC
It encodes the following:
- a CDS encoding NAD(P)(+) transhydrogenase (Re/Si-specific) subunit beta; its protein translation is MSLNVVTLLYLVASVCFIQALKGLSNPKTARIGNTFGMAGMAIAILTTLALITKQAAYLGSNLALGLSLLFAALIIGGAAGAYIAAKVEMTKMPELVAAMHSLIGLAAVCIAYGVVAEPSAFGLAAPGDPIPYGNRVELFIGTFVGAITFSGSVIAFGKLSGKYKFRLFQGAPVTYSGQHLINLLLAIAMVGFGVIFMLTESWLPFIIMTIIAFALGVLIIIPIGGADMPVVVSMLNSYSGWAAAGIGFSLNNPMLIIAGSLVGSSGAILSYIMCKAMNRSFFNVILGGFGGEAGAATTGGATEQRPVKSGSADDAAFMLGNAESVVIVPGYGLAVARAQHALKELTDKLVEKGIDVRYAIHPVAGRMPGHMNVLLAEAEVPYEMVQEMDEINSEFGQTDVVLVLGANDVVNPAAKTDPKSPIAGMPILEAYKARTIIVNKRSMAAGYAGLDNELFYMDKTMMVFGDAKKVVEEMMKAVE
- a CDS encoding NAD(P) transhydrogenase subunit alpha, yielding MDVINHTVINLIIFVLAIYVGYHVVWNVTPALHTPLMAVTNAISAIVIVGAMLAVGLTVGAAGKFFGTLAVLLAAVNVFGGFLVTRRMLEMFKKKEPKKLPVKEGA